The nucleotide sequence TGGTTTGTCAAATCGTTTATGTTCCAAAAGTTCTCTCAAATGGCTTTATCAGATGTGCAATCTTCCGTTGGCTTTGGTGCAACTGCAAGCGACTCGGTGACGGAGGTTCAAGTTGTTCCTACGAAAAGGAACAAGGAAAAATTGGTACAACTTTGAATTATGTGAAATGTCGAGCGGTCCAAACAAGGCACGTTGCAACTTTTGTGGTAATGTTTTTTCAAAAGGTGTAAACTTAACTTTGAAAAACCATATTCTCCTGAAATATTGTAGCGTTGATGAAAAAAAAGGAAAAGTGTGGGCATGTAGTGTTGATGTTGTTCGGGAGGGAATGGTGCAATTCGTGATTTAAGAAAGTTTACCAATCAAACACTTTGACACGACATGACGCATACAACATATTTTCTCATTCGAAGACGAAATAGAATACGAAGATAGAATGTGGATTGATGGCCCCAATGATTGACGATGAAGGTGCAATCGATAAGTACCTACGCTATAGCTCGGGGTTCGGGTGGCAAATATTACACACATCACCATACGGACGGATAAAAATAAGACCTGAAAAAGTATTACTTGTATTTTTTTCAATGTGTTATGGGTTTCTAAAgttttaaaatatttaataaaatagtGAATGTCAATTACTGTATCTTAGTTTTATAACAAGTAttgaaatttaaataaaaaatattaaaactagTTTAGGGTATAGGTTTGGGCACGACTCAAACTGATTAAAATAAGTTCAATGTTCACCTACTGTAACTAGTTTATAACCTGAACCGGTTTGGCACTAAACGGGTTTGACCAAAATTAACCAACCCGGTTTGGTTTATAACACGTATCGATTTGGCAAAAAAAAAAGCCAGTTATATTATTCCGGTGGAAGACTATCCAACCATCGGAAATTAATATACCGCATTAAAAAGTGGAAACACCTATTATATTATATTTCATTAGTAAGCGTGATGCTAGTAAACTTACAAACACCAAAACCCCAATAACAAAACATCAACTCCACCATACATCTTCTCCTTAAAGAAAATAATCATTCACATTAAGTGCTTTGTTTACTTTACTCGACTTGGAACAAGTCTTATTTATACAAACAAACGAAGTCGTACAAACAAGCAAACAGAAGCACGAATGAAGTCGAGTCAATTAGCCGATGTAGTACATAGGATCGGGCACCTTGAAGGTGCGATCTCCGGTGTTGGTACCGATCAAATCGCTCCATTGATCACCCATGTTCCCTCTAATCCTGTATCCAGCCTCTTCCAACTCTTTTCTTTTGCCTGATTTGTACTCCACTGCATTACCCTGATAATTGTCTCCCCTGCACATAATATTTTCAAAGAATATATTAGATAATTATTTGTACATAAAACTTTAAATAATGAGTTCCAACAAATGAATTGCTCACTTTAGGATGAGCTTTTCCCACTGAGTATAACCAACTGCCTTTAGATTTCGGCTACGAGGTTCCGTTAAATATTCCCTCGATCCCGTGAGAAACACGACCTTAAATCCCAGCTCTATAAGTTGTTCGTAGAGCTTAAGAGACCCTGGTATCGCAGGTGCGGTTGCTTCTGCCACCCATTGGTTAAACTTGGTCGAATTATATGGTATGAACCTTTATGTGACAAATGAAATATTAATATTCACTAGCTCAAATGATTACAAATTAATAACTATAACACCATATATAGAATCCAAACAAACCTTAATAACAAAATTACTATACTACCCTTAAtgaatattttttttgaacggcaaacgAATCTTCTAAATGggttactggcgaaattcaccacatcgggatacacttgccttccgaaccggggaaaaccctcacctagggccgaagcccgtgaacactcgcccgaaggcacgacagtgcggtgaggtaaaacccgctcagttcaaggatcgaaccagcgatcgccgcctactcgcctagtctcccatcatcaccaggtgccgtagaaactaaatgctaggggCATGAATTGAACTTGGATCACTTGGAACACaaggtctctcccttaccactccaccactagctcatTAGCACCCTTAATGAATATTGATTCTAGAATCCTAACAAACCTTAATAACAAAATTACTATACTACCCTTACTCTAGAACCTTAACAAACCTTAATAACAAAATTACTATACTGCACTTAACAAATATATACTCTTTAACAAACTTGAATATTCAAGAAAAACTTATTAGAATACAAAATATGTGGGTCACGTTAGTAAATACAAAACTTTTAAACACCTTTATTAGAATACGAAATATGTGGGTGATTATTCATTGGCAAAGACAAAACTTTTAAATACTTGAGTTTGAGAGGAAggggtcttgggttcaagtccacGGACAACAGGAAGTAaaagaaatttgtcgttaaaaaaaaaagaatacaaaATATGAAGAAGAAATTTTTTTTAATAGTTATTACCCGAAAGCAACATCATCCCTAGCGTAATAGGGGATATTAGAGAGTGTGGTTTCATCGATGTCGAAAACCCAAACGTCTTTGCCGTCTCCAGTGAGGTTAAGGCCTTTGGCATACTCATAGGCTTCGGCCGCGACAAGATCACAATCCTCACGGTATTGTTTTCCAAGCATGTAATGCCCGACATAGTCTACACATGATTCGGGAATATGGGACCATCCCTTGAGGTTGTCGGTCTCTACGGCGAGCCGCCAGCTCAAGCAGTTGAGATCGGCGTGTTTGAGACCCGCGGAGCCGGAATGTGGCATTAGCAAGTGGATCGGAGATGCAACTGAGGTTGCAATAGTTACGATAAGGATAAAAAGTGAGAAACCCATGTTTTGAGTGGTAAGTGTATTATACACGTTGTGAAATGGTACCAAACGTTTGGTTAAATAAGTGGTGTTTTGTAAAAAAGTGCTCTCTTTTGTGATTTATTACGAGCCTGCCACAATaccttttcttttattataactAATTTAAATTTATTATGTGTCACAACTGCAAATTTAAAATAGTAATTACTCAAACATAAAATGGTGATAGACCTAACAGTCTAACACTTGTGAAGAGTATGAGTCGATTTAAATGTTAAATTATTTAATTTGGACAAAAATAATACGCGTGACCTAATTAGAAtacttttaaaacttaattacTATTCTGTAACATTTTCCCCAATCTTATTATCAAACCATACTTTATGATTTTCAACTCGTTTAAtctattattatttatatatgttaAACTCAACCTTAGGCCAAggcttttaaattcaaaataataATGATGATGTTTATCACCCATCACATCATATTCCTCTAAGAATTTCGCACGTGACTTAATTGGAATGAGTTAGGATTTTTGTCTTCGTCTTTCATGGAGTTATTACGAAAATGGACAGGCATAGACCTGTTGTCCATTAAATACAAAGAACCGATCATTGGTTATTTATTGATGGATGTCGAAGAAAAATacaagagtaaacttccgttttactTCGTGTGGTTTGGTTACTTTAATGGTTTTGcttcaaacctttaaaaatagccattttgctccctgatgttttgttttttttgccagtttgctccccgcctctaactccatccaaattgtttgtgtttccattttgctccccgcagggagcaaactggcaacaaaaccaaaacatcggGGAGTAAAATgtctatttttaaaggtttgggacaaaaccgttaaagtgaccaaaccacagggagcaaaatggaagtttactCAAAATACAAAGATATGTATTAATTCCTAGGGTatggatatggtaaaaagtgtctaaaatgtgagaagggtaagaagtgttttaaaccattggatatttgatctaatggttgagatcaatagagtataaaaatgtaaattgtgttttaa is from Helianthus annuus cultivar XRQ/B chromosome 9, HanXRQr2.0-SUNRISE, whole genome shotgun sequence and encodes:
- the LOC110880196 gene encoding acid phosphatase 1, which produces MGFSLFILIVTIATSVASPIHLLMPHSGSAGLKHADLNCLSWRLAVETDNLKGWSHIPESCVDYVGHYMLGKQYREDCDLVAAEAYEYAKGLNLTGDGKDVWVFDIDETTLSNIPYYARDDVAFGFIPYNSTKFNQWVAEATAPAIPGSLKLYEQLIELGFKVVFLTGSREYLTEPRSRNLKAVGYTQWEKLILKGDNYQGNAVEYKSGKRKELEEAGYRIRGNMGDQWSDLIGTNTGDRTFKVPDPMYYIG